A single genomic interval of Streptomyces graminofaciens harbors:
- a CDS encoding YbjN domain-containing protein, with amino-acid sequence MSIDPSSIPNFGGQQPQPQQPAGPVVPDQDLVKQLLDQMELKYVVDDEGDLAAPWEEFRTYFMFRGEGDQQVFSVRTFFDRPHQIDEKPALLETIDDWNRRTLWPKVYTHTHDDGTVRLIGEAQLLIGTGVSLEHFVSSTVSWVRAAIEFDKWLVEQLGLAEDVDDSEEKPEEDDE; translated from the coding sequence GTGAGCATCGACCCGTCCTCGATTCCGAACTTCGGGGGCCAGCAGCCGCAGCCGCAGCAGCCGGCCGGCCCCGTCGTCCCGGATCAGGACCTCGTGAAGCAGCTCCTGGACCAGATGGAGCTGAAGTACGTCGTCGACGACGAGGGTGACCTCGCGGCGCCGTGGGAGGAATTCCGTACGTACTTCATGTTCCGCGGCGAAGGAGACCAGCAGGTCTTCTCGGTGCGCACGTTCTTCGACCGGCCGCACCAGATCGACGAGAAGCCGGCCCTGCTGGAGACGATCGACGACTGGAACCGCCGCACGCTGTGGCCGAAGGTCTACACCCACACGCATGACGACGGCACGGTCCGCCTCATCGGCGAGGCCCAGCTGCTGATCGGCACGGGCGTCAGCCTGGAGCACTTCGTCTCCTCGACGGTCAGCTGGGTGCGGGCCGCGATCGAGTTCGACAAGTGGCTCGTCGAGCAGCTCGGCCTGGCCGAGGACGTCGACGACTCGGAGGAGAAGCCTGAGGAAGACGACGAGTAG